The Methanothrix sp. genome has a segment encoding these proteins:
- a CDS encoding FmdE family protein, whose translation MDDDLKQAVEFHGHLCPGLAIGYRVAKYIREHYPRSEDEELVCIAENRSCSVDAVQEILGCTAGKGNLIFKDHGKQVFTFFSRDDGRAMRIYFRGDLSDGMDGIRERYFKGELSPEEKREFESMRAQEIERIIKSPDEELLTVSTVQIPPPRKAQIHPSLQCQICHEGFMEVCGRTVNGKVVCLDCFEKITR comes from the coding sequence ATGGACGACGACTTGAAGCAGGCAGTTGAGTTCCACGGGCATCTATGTCCGGGACTGGCCATAGGCTATAGAGTGGCAAAGTACATTCGTGAGCACTATCCCCGGTCAGAGGATGAGGAGCTGGTGTGCATAGCTGAGAACAGATCCTGCAGTGTTGATGCTGTGCAGGAGATTTTAGGGTGTACTGCAGGCAAGGGAAATCTGATCTTCAAGGATCACGGAAAGCAGGTCTTCACCTTCTTCTCCAGAGATGATGGCCGGGCGATGAGAATTTACTTCAGGGGGGATCTGTCCGATGGCATGGATGGGATCAGAGAGCGGTACTTCAAAGGGGAGCTCTCCCCGGAGGAGAAAAGAGAGTTTGAGAGCATGAGGGCCCAGGAGATAGAGAGGATCATAAAATCACCGGACGAGGAGCTGCTCACAGTGAGCACAGTGCAGATTCCGCCTCCCAGAAAGGCGCAGATTCATCCCTCTCTGCAGTGTCAGATCTGCCATGAGGGGTTCATGGAGGTCTGCGGCCGGACGGTCAATGGAAAGGTGGTATGCCTGGACTGCTTCGAGAAGATAACAAGATAA